CAGCAATCCACTGCAATGACCTCTTTAAACCCTTAGCTGGCCAGGAGAGAAGCATCAGAACTGTGCTGACCAAGGGCATCGCTGGCATCGGAAAAACAGTCTCTGTGCAGACGTTCATCCTCGACTGGGCTGAAGGGAAGGCAAACCAAGATGTGGAGATCATATTTGTGCTTCCGTTCCGGGAGCTGAACTTGATCAAAGATCTCCAGTCCAGTCTTCTGAGACTTCTCCATGACTTCCACCCAGAACTAGATATAGTCAATGCAGAGAAACTCGCTGCCTGTAAAGCGATGTTCATCTTTGATGGTTTGGATGAAAGCAGAATTCCATTGGATTTTCAGTGCAACAAAATGATGTCTGATGTCACACAGACATCGTCTGTAGATGTTCTGCTGACAAACCTCATCAAGGGGAATCTGCTTCCCTCGGCTCTCCTCTGGATAACCTCCCGACCAGCAGCAACCAATCAGATCCCCTCTGAGTGTGTCGACCAGGTGACAGAGGTACGAGGGTTCAATGACCAACAGAAGGAGGAGTACTTCAGGAAAAGATTCCGTGATGATGAGGACCTGGCCAACAGAATCATCTCCCACATTAAGACATCAAGGAGCCTCCACGTCATGTGTCACATGCCAGCTTTCTGTTGGATTTCTGCAACCGTCCTTGAACACATGTCGAGGTCAGACGAGAGACGAGAGATGCCCAAGACTCTGACTGAGACGTTCACACACTTCGTGCTCATTCACACCAGCCCGAAGAACCAGAAGTGTCATGGAAAAGACGAAATGGATCAACAGGAGCTCCTGGAGTCTGATAAGGAAGTTCTCCTGAAGCTGGGGAAGCTGGCGTTTGAACGTCTGGAGAAGGGTAATCTGATGTTCTATGAAGAAGACCTGAAAGAGTGTGGCATTGATGTCAAAGAAGCCTCGGTGTACTCGGGCGTGTGCACACAATtctttaaagaggagtctgtgttGTTTCAGAGAGTGGTCTACTGCTTTGTTCATCTGAGCGTTCAGGagtttctctctgctgtctacATGTACCATTGTTACACAACCAAGAACATGGATGAACTGAAGCCTTTCCTCCAGGCGACTAGAGTCACGTCTGAAGAGATAACCGTACATGAGCTGCTGAAGAGTACTGCGAATAAAGCCTTGGAGAGTAAGACTGGACATCTGGACCTTGTCGTCCGCTTCCTTCATGGCATGTCACTGGCAGCCAATCAGAAACTCCTACGAGGTCTGGTGACACAGACAGAAAGCAGTCCAGAGAGTGCCAAGAAAACGATCCGATCCCTGAAGATGATGCAGAATGCCAACATGTCCCCCGAGAGGTGCATCAATCTCTTCCACTGTCTGATAGAGATGAAAACCCATTCAGTACAGCAGGAAATCGAAAAATACATGAGGTCAGAGAAAAGATCCAAAAACCTGCCACTTACGTACTGCTCAGCGTTGGCCTACATGCTGCAGATATCAGACGAGCTTCTGGAGGTGTTTGACCTGAAGAAATACAAGACCTCGCAGGAGGGGCGTAGGAGACTGCTCCCAGCTGTGAGAGTCTGCAGGAAGGCTCTGTAAGTATTCTGGGAAATATCACTCACATCACACTATACTGGTAAGTCTAGCAGTATTTTTCACTGGCTGACTAGATTTTCTATTCAAATAATAAACAaaagcttctttaaaaaaaaaaaaatagaaattgATCATAAAAAGTATTGAGTTGTGTATTCATGGTGCACACCTGTACTTATGACAGGTGATTATGTACATGTAACTGTAGATACTCAAATATAGCTGGGTCCCTGTCTAGAAAGGAGACATGTAACTGTAGATACTCAGATATAGCTGGGTCCCTGTCTAGAAAGGAGACATGTAACTGTAGATACTCAGATATAGCTGGGTCCCTGTCTAGAAAGGAGACATGTAACTGTAGATACTCAGATATAGCTGGGTCCCTGTCTAGAAAGGAGACATGTAACTGTAGATACTCAGATATAGCTGGGTCCCTGTCTAGAAAGGAGACATGTAACTGTAGATACTCAGATATAGCTGGGTCCCTGTCTAGAAAGGAGACATGTAACTGTAGATACTCAGATATATGTAACTGGGTCCCTGTCTAGAAAGGAGACATGTAACTGTAGATACTCAGATATAGCTGGGTCCCTGTCTAGAAAGGAGACATGTAACTGTAGATACTCAGATATAGCTGGGTCCCTGTCTAGAAAGGAGACATGTAACTGTAGATACTCAGATATAGCTGGGTCCCTGTCTAGAAAGGAGACATGTAACTGTAGATACTCAGATATAGCTGGGTCCCTGTCTAGAAAGGAGACATGTAACTGTAGATACTCAGATATAGCTGGGTCCCTGTCTAGAAAGGAGACATGTAACTGTAGATACTCAGATATAGCTGGGTCCCTGTCTAGAAAGGAGACATGTAACTGTAGATACTCAGATATAGCTGGGTCCCTGTCTAGAAAGGAGACATGTAACTGTAGATACTCAGATATAGCTGGGTCCCTGTCTAGAAAGGAGACATGTAACTGTAGATACTCAGATATAGCTGGGTCCCTGTCTAGAAAGGAGACATGTAACTGTAGATACTCAGATATAGCTGGGTCCCCCTGTCTAGAAAGGAGACATGTAACTGTAGATACTCAGATATAGCTAGAAAGGAGGGTCCCTGTCTAGAAAGGAGACATGTAACTGTAGATACTCAGATATAGCTGGGTCCCTGTCTAGAAAGGAGACATGTAACTGTAGATACTCAGATATAGCTGGGTCCCTGTCTAGAAAGGAGACATGTAACTGTAGATACTCAGATAGCTGGGTCCCTGTCAGACATGTAATAGCTGGGTCCCTGTCTAGAAAGGAGACATGTAACTGTAGATACTGATATAGCTGGGTCCCTGTCTAGAAAGGAGACATGTAACTGTAGATACTCAGATATAGCTGGGTCCCTGTCTAGAAAGGAGACATGTAACTGTAGAAAGGAGACAGATACTCAGATATAGCTGGGTCCCTGTCTAGAAAGGAGACATGTAACTGTAGATACTCAGATATAGCTGGGTCCCTGTCTAGAAAGGAGACATGTAACTGTAGATACTCAGATATAGCTGGGTCCCTGTCTAGAAAGGAGACATGTAACTGTAGATACTCAGATATAGCTGGGTCCCTGTCTAGAAAGGAGACATGTAACTGTAGATACTCAGATATAGCTGGGTCCCTGTCTAGAAAGGAGATGTAACATGTAACTGTAGATACTCAGATATAGCTGGGTCCCTGTCTAGAAAGGAGACATGTAACTGTAGATACTCAGATATAGCTGGGTCCCTGTCTAGAAAGGAGACATGTAACTGTAGATACTCAGATATAGCTGGGTCCCTGTCTAGAAAGGAGACATGTAATACTCAAATATAGCTGGGTCCCTGTCTAGAAAGGAGACATGTCTGATAAGGACAAATATAGCTGGGTCTAGAAAGGAGACATGTCTACAGGACAAAATAGCTGGGTCCCTGTCTAGAAAGGAGACATGTCTGATAAGGACAAATATAGCTGGGTCCCTGTCTAGAAAGGAGACATGTCTGATAAGGACAAATATAGCTGGGTCCCTAGAAAGGAGACATGTCTGATACAGGACAAATATAGCTGGGTCCCTGTCTAGAAAGGAGACATGTCTGATAAGGACAAATATAGCTGGGTCCCTGTCTAGAAAGGAGACATGTCTGATACAGGACAAATATAGCTGGGTCCCTGTCTAGAAAGGAGACATGTCTGATAAGGACAAATATAGCTGGGTCCCTGTCTAGAAAGGAGACATGTCTGATACAGGACAAATATAGCTGGGTCCCTGTCTAGAAAGGAGACATGTCTGATAAGGACAAATATAGCTGGGTCCCTGTCTAGAAAGGAGACATGTCTGATACAGGACAAATATAGCTGGGTCCCTGTCTAGAAAGGAGACATGTCTGATACAGGACAAATATAGCTGGGTCCCTGGACACGTCTGATAAGGACAAATATAGCTGGGTCCCTGTCTAGAATGGAGACATGTCTGATACAGGACAAATATAGCTGGGTCCCTGGACACGTCTGATAAGGACAAATATAGCTGGGTCCCTGTCCAGAAAGGAGACACGTCTGATAGAGGACAAATATAGCTGGGTCCCTGGACACGTCTGATAAGGACAAATATAGCTGGGTCCCTGTCCAGAAAGGGGGACGCGCCTGACAGAGGACGCGCCTGACAGAGGACGTGCCTGATACAGGACCAGCCATAGTATAATTAAGAACTGGTGCCAACTGTTTGACAACTGACAAACCTTAAAGGGCCGGCGCACAATTTTACTATAGCGCCATACTGGTATTATCAACTTCACTATGACATTCAAAAGTAACACAGGTTTACACTAGCAGGGAAAGCTAAACTTACACTAACATTAATACAACCTCTCATGGATCCACTCTGTATCTGCAGACTTGCTGACTGTCAACTCATAGAAGCATCGTGTGACCTGTTGGTCTCTGCTCTCAgctcaaacccctcacacctgagagagctggacatgagtaacaatgacctggaggattcaggagtgaagctactctctgctggactggggaatccccaatgtaaactggagactctgaagTCAGTACCCCACTTCTTGTTCAATAAGTGATCCACAGTTTGAGAAAACTGTTTTATAAGATGTAGAATGGTATCTAAATAAATGTTCCATCTTTATCAGTGATGAGAGGATATGGGTGTCTCATGTTTGAACGGGGGGGGGGGCGTCTAAAATGGGTCTCTAACAGCTGTACTGTACATGATTGGACATTTTTGTTCAAGTAAAAGGTAGAGGACAAAAACAGCCAATTTTGATTGATTTCATATGGAATGACCCTGCAGGCTATATTGATTGATTTCATATGGAATGACCCTGCAGGCTATATTGATTGATTTCATATGGAATGACCCTGCAGGCTATATTGATTGATTTCATATGGAATGACCCTGCAGGCTATATTGATTGATTTTCATATGGAATGACCCTGCAGGCTATCAGGCTGTGGAGTTACAGAAGAAGGCTGTGCTGccctggtctcagctctgaggtcaaaccccaaccacctgagagagctggacctgagtgaCAATCATCTCGGAGACTCAATAGTGCAACATGTCTCTCCTAGATTAGAAGATTCAATCTGGAGACTGGAGATCCTAAAGTCAGTAATACGGTTGGATTGTTTGTTTTGAGTAATCCAACAGgttttatcttcagagtttgtcaTTTACCATCAACTGCTGTGAAACTCAGAGGAAACCTCATGTATTGCCTCTGTATCTGCAGTCTCTCTGGCTGTAAACTCAGAGGAAACCTCATGTATTGCCTCTGTATCTGCAGTCTCTCTGGCTGTAAACTCAGAGGAAACCTCATGTATTGCCTCTGTATCTGCAGTCTCTCTGGCTGTAAACTCAGAGGAAACCTCATGTATTGCCTCTGTATCTGCAGTCTCTCTGGCTGTCAACTCACAGAAGCATCTTGTGAAGTGTTGGCCTCAGCTCTCAGTTCctcctcacacctgagagagctggatctgagtaacaatgacctgctggattcaggagtgaagctgctctttGCTGGACGGGGGGATTCACcatgtaaactggagactctgaggtcagttcTCCTGTATTTAGGTGATAACAGTTCACCACATCTGTTAATAAACAAACTCAGCATTAAACTCAATATATCCAACACCTCACTGTCTCTTGACTGACACTTATACAGCTGGTCCTTTTTAAACTTTGACATTTTTTGACAAATATTGTAATTGTTGTTCAATCTAGTTTGTCAATACGTGAGTCCAATAACTATGAATAGTTTTAACTTTATAAAGGCATGTTGATTTGTTGACTTGACGTGTCTTCACATTTACAAGCAACATacgaggcagcaaagcagctaaGTGAGGATCCTTAGAAATCACATTTAAAAACAGGTTCCCACGGGCCTCATTAGCATATGACAGGGTAGGACCAAACTGTTTCTGCACATGACCCCAAATGGACACTAGAAAATGCAGTGTACCTCACTTGAAAACTATGATATTCCCTAGGTAACACTGCAGTCATATTCCCTAGGTAACACTGCAGTCATATTCCCTAGGTAACACTGCAGTCATATTCCCTAGGTAACACTGCATTCATATTCCCTAGGTAACACTGCATTCATATTCCCTAGGTAACACTGCATTCATATTCCCTAGGTAACACTG
This window of the Oncorhynchus tshawytscha isolate Ot180627B unplaced genomic scaffold, Otsh_v2.0 Un_scaffold_1874_pilon_pilon, whole genome shotgun sequence genome carries:
- the LOC112262011 gene encoding NLR family CARD domain-containing protein 3-like isoform X1; translation: MEKRGQCSKMSLSGELDTEANSGWSPLSEDQSRCAVCEQVLTDPVSITCGHRFCRQCITRHWEQPAPSGHYGCPRCRKRSRTRPVLLQRAEPNDEGRGSENMDVSLQRAIVNHKDSLKRRYECVTEGLGKAGSQTPLIRIYTELYITEGESEGVNDEHEMWHLETACRTPTSRDTAIHCNDLFKPLAGQERSIRTVLTKGIAGIGKTVSVQTFILDWAEGKANQDVEIIFVLPFRELNLIKDLQSSLLRLLHDFHPELDIVNAEKLAACKAMFIFDGLDESRIPLDFQCNKMMSDVTQTSSVDVLLTNLIKGNLLPSALLWITSRPAATNQIPSECVDQVTEVRGFNDQQKEEYFRKRFRDDEDLANRIISHIKTSRSLHVMCHMPAFCWISATVLEHMSRSDERREMPKTLTETFTHFVLIHTSPKNQKCHGKDEMDQQELLESDKEVLLKLGKLAFERLEKGNLMFYEEDLKECGIDVKEASVYSGVCTQFFKEESVLFQRVVYCFVHLSVQEFLSAVYMYHCYTTKNMDELKPFLQATRVTSEEITVHELLKSTANKALESKTGHLDLVVRFLHGMSLAANQKLLRGLVTQTESSPESAKKTIRSLKMMQNANMSPERCINLFHCLIEMKTHSVQQEIEKYMRSEKRSKNLPLTYCSALAYMLQISDELLEVFDLKKYKTSQEGRRRLLPAVRVCRKALLADCQLIEASCDLLVSALSSNPSHLRELDMSNNDLEDSGVKLLSAGLGNPQCKLETLKLSGCGVTEEGCAALVSALRSNPNHLRELDLSDNHLGDSIVQHVSPRLEDSIWRLEILNLSGCQLTEASCEVLASALSSSSHLRELDLSNNDLLDSGVKLLFAGRGDSPCKLETLSLSGCQLTEASCEVLASALSSSSHLRELDLSNNDLLDSGVKLLFAGRGDSPCKLETLRLAFCEVTEEGCASLASALKSNPSHLRELDLSYNHLGDSGVRLLSAGLEDPHCRLEKLNVEHGGQYTIKHGLRKYGCVLSLDPNTANRNLSLSEENRTVTWRTEEQPYPDHPERFQDFDQVLCTEGLSGRCYWEVEWSGRGAHIGVTYKGINRSGRGDDSGLGPSDKAWCLVCCGDHYMAWINSKLTTIPSPSSSPPSNRVGLYLDWPAGTMSFYKVCSDTLTHLHTFYTTFTEPLYPGLFVWCHSSVSLCQMVAPVSGGGPCVKNTT
- the LOC112262011 gene encoding NLR family CARD domain-containing protein 3-like isoform X3, coding for MEKRGQCSKMSLSGELDTEANRFCRQCITRHWEQPAPSGHYGCPRCRKRSRTRPVLLQRAEPNDEGRGSENMDVSLQRAIVNHKDSLKRRYECVTEGLGKAGSQTPLIRIYTELYITEGESEGVNDEHEMWHLETACRTPTSRDTAIHCNDLFKPLAGQERSIRTVLTKGIAGIGKTVSVQTFILDWAEGKANQDVEIIFVLPFRELNLIKDLQSSLLRLLHDFHPELDIVNAEKLAACKAMFIFDGLDESRIPLDFQCNKMMSDVTQTSSVDVLLTNLIKGNLLPSALLWITSRPAATNQIPSECVDQVTEVRGFNDQQKEEYFRKRFRDDEDLANRIISHIKTSRSLHVMCHMPAFCWISATVLEHMSRSDERREMPKTLTETFTHFVLIHTSPKNQKCHGKDEMDQQELLESDKEVLLKLGKLAFERLEKGNLMFYEEDLKECGIDVKEASVYSGVCTQFFKEESVLFQRVVYCFVHLSVQEFLSAVYMYHCYTTKNMDELKPFLQATRVTSEEITVHELLKSTANKALESKTGHLDLVVRFLHGMSLAANQKLLRGLVTQTESSPESAKKTIRSLKMMQNANMSPERCINLFHCLIEMKTHSVQQEIEKYMRSEKRSKNLPLTYCSALAYMLQISDELLEVFDLKKYKTSQEGRRRLLPAVRVCRKALLADCQLIEASCDLLVSALSSNPSHLRELDMSNNDLEDSGVKLLSAGLGNPQCKLETLKLSGCGVTEEGCAALVSALRSNPNHLRELDLSDNHLGDSIVQHVSPRLEDSIWRLEILNLSGCQLTEASCEVLASALSSSSHLRELDLSNNDLLDSGVKLLFAGRGDSPCKLETLSLSGCQLTEASCEVLASALSSSSHLRELDLSNNDLLDSGVKLLFAGRGDSPCKLETLRLAFCEVTEEGCASLASALKSNPSHLRELDLSYNHLGDSGVRLLSAGLEDPHCRLEKLNVEHGGQYTIKHGLRKYGCVLSLDPNTANRNLSLSEENRTVTWRTEEQPYPDHPERFQDFDQVLCTEGLSGRCYWEVEWSGRGAHIGVTYKGINRSGRGDDSGLGPSDKAWCLVCCGDHYMAWINSKLTTIPSPSSSPPSNRVGLYLDWPAGTMSFYKVCSDTLTHLHTFYTTFTEPLYPGLFVWCHSSVSLCQMVAPVSGGGPCVKNTT
- the LOC112262011 gene encoding NLR family CARD domain-containing protein 3-like isoform X2, giving the protein MSLSGELDTEANSGWSPLSEDQSRCAVCEQVLTDPVSITCGHRFCRQCITRHWEQPAPSGHYGCPRCRKRSRTRPVLLQRAEPNDEGRGSENMDVSLQRAIVNHKDSLKRRYECVTEGLGKAGSQTPLIRIYTELYITEGESEGVNDEHEMWHLETACRTPTSRDTAIHCNDLFKPLAGQERSIRTVLTKGIAGIGKTVSVQTFILDWAEGKANQDVEIIFVLPFRELNLIKDLQSSLLRLLHDFHPELDIVNAEKLAACKAMFIFDGLDESRIPLDFQCNKMMSDVTQTSSVDVLLTNLIKGNLLPSALLWITSRPAATNQIPSECVDQVTEVRGFNDQQKEEYFRKRFRDDEDLANRIISHIKTSRSLHVMCHMPAFCWISATVLEHMSRSDERREMPKTLTETFTHFVLIHTSPKNQKCHGKDEMDQQELLESDKEVLLKLGKLAFERLEKGNLMFYEEDLKECGIDVKEASVYSGVCTQFFKEESVLFQRVVYCFVHLSVQEFLSAVYMYHCYTTKNMDELKPFLQATRVTSEEITVHELLKSTANKALESKTGHLDLVVRFLHGMSLAANQKLLRGLVTQTESSPESAKKTIRSLKMMQNANMSPERCINLFHCLIEMKTHSVQQEIEKYMRSEKRSKNLPLTYCSALAYMLQISDELLEVFDLKKYKTSQEGRRRLLPAVRVCRKALLADCQLIEASCDLLVSALSSNPSHLRELDMSNNDLEDSGVKLLSAGLGNPQCKLETLKLSGCGVTEEGCAALVSALRSNPNHLRELDLSDNHLGDSIVQHVSPRLEDSIWRLEILNLSGCQLTEASCEVLASALSSSSHLRELDLSNNDLLDSGVKLLFAGRGDSPCKLETLSLSGCQLTEASCEVLASALSSSSHLRELDLSNNDLLDSGVKLLFAGRGDSPCKLETLRLAFCEVTEEGCASLASALKSNPSHLRELDLSYNHLGDSGVRLLSAGLEDPHCRLEKLNVEHGGQYTIKHGLRKYGCVLSLDPNTANRNLSLSEENRTVTWRTEEQPYPDHPERFQDFDQVLCTEGLSGRCYWEVEWSGRGAHIGVTYKGINRSGRGDDSGLGPSDKAWCLVCCGDHYMAWINSKLTTIPSPSSSPPSNRVGLYLDWPAGTMSFYKVCSDTLTHLHTFYTTFTEPLYPGLFVWCHSSVSLCQMVAPVSGGGPCVKNTT
- the LOC112262011 gene encoding NLR family CARD domain-containing protein 3-like isoform X4, encoding MSLSGELDTEANRFCRQCITRHWEQPAPSGHYGCPRCRKRSRTRPVLLQRAEPNDEGRGSENMDVSLQRAIVNHKDSLKRRYECVTEGLGKAGSQTPLIRIYTELYITEGESEGVNDEHEMWHLETACRTPTSRDTAIHCNDLFKPLAGQERSIRTVLTKGIAGIGKTVSVQTFILDWAEGKANQDVEIIFVLPFRELNLIKDLQSSLLRLLHDFHPELDIVNAEKLAACKAMFIFDGLDESRIPLDFQCNKMMSDVTQTSSVDVLLTNLIKGNLLPSALLWITSRPAATNQIPSECVDQVTEVRGFNDQQKEEYFRKRFRDDEDLANRIISHIKTSRSLHVMCHMPAFCWISATVLEHMSRSDERREMPKTLTETFTHFVLIHTSPKNQKCHGKDEMDQQELLESDKEVLLKLGKLAFERLEKGNLMFYEEDLKECGIDVKEASVYSGVCTQFFKEESVLFQRVVYCFVHLSVQEFLSAVYMYHCYTTKNMDELKPFLQATRVTSEEITVHELLKSTANKALESKTGHLDLVVRFLHGMSLAANQKLLRGLVTQTESSPESAKKTIRSLKMMQNANMSPERCINLFHCLIEMKTHSVQQEIEKYMRSEKRSKNLPLTYCSALAYMLQISDELLEVFDLKKYKTSQEGRRRLLPAVRVCRKALLADCQLIEASCDLLVSALSSNPSHLRELDMSNNDLEDSGVKLLSAGLGNPQCKLETLKLSGCGVTEEGCAALVSALRSNPNHLRELDLSDNHLGDSIVQHVSPRLEDSIWRLEILNLSGCQLTEASCEVLASALSSSSHLRELDLSNNDLLDSGVKLLFAGRGDSPCKLETLSLSGCQLTEASCEVLASALSSSSHLRELDLSNNDLLDSGVKLLFAGRGDSPCKLETLRLAFCEVTEEGCASLASALKSNPSHLRELDLSYNHLGDSGVRLLSAGLEDPHCRLEKLNVEHGGQYTIKHGLRKYGCVLSLDPNTANRNLSLSEENRTVTWRTEEQPYPDHPERFQDFDQVLCTEGLSGRCYWEVEWSGRGAHIGVTYKGINRSGRGDDSGLGPSDKAWCLVCCGDHYMAWINSKLTTIPSPSSSPPSNRVGLYLDWPAGTMSFYKVCSDTLTHLHTFYTTFTEPLYPGLFVWCHSSVSLCQMVAPVSGGGPCVKNTT